In Thermomonas paludicola, the following are encoded in one genomic region:
- a CDS encoding LemA family protein: protein MGLLIFIVIVAVAAFWAIGIYNGLVTARNAYKNAFAQIDVQLQRRFDLIPNLVEVAKKYMAHERETLEAVIAARSAAQSGLAAAKANPGDPNAMATLAAAQGQLNAGLGRLLAVAEAYPDLKANQNMMQLTEELTSTENKVAFARQAFNDMVMAFNNRREVFPNSIFAGMFGFLPATLLEIPADKQAQVREVPKVQF from the coding sequence CTGGGCCTTTTGATTTTTATCGTGATTGTTGCCGTGGCGGCGTTCTGGGCAATCGGCATCTACAACGGCCTGGTGACCGCCAGGAACGCCTATAAAAACGCGTTTGCGCAGATCGACGTGCAGCTGCAGCGCCGTTTCGACCTGATCCCGAACCTGGTCGAGGTGGCCAAGAAGTACATGGCGCACGAGCGCGAGACGCTGGAAGCGGTGATCGCCGCGCGCTCGGCCGCGCAATCGGGCCTGGCGGCAGCCAAGGCCAACCCCGGCGACCCGAATGCGATGGCCACGCTGGCTGCGGCGCAGGGCCAGCTGAATGCCGGGCTGGGCCGGCTGCTGGCGGTGGCCGAGGCCTATCCGGACCTCAAGGCCAACCAGAACATGATGCAGCTCACCGAGGAGCTGACCAGCACCGAGAACAAGGTCGCGTTCGCGCGGCAGGCGTTCAACGACATGGTGATGGCCTTCAATAATCGGCGCGAAGTGTTCCCCAACAGCATCTTCGCCGGCATGTTCGGCTTTCTTCCGGCGACGTTGCTGGAGATCCCGGCGGACAAGCAGGCGCAGGTGCGCGAGGTGCCGAAGGTGCAGTTCTGA
- a CDS encoding serine hydrolase domain-containing protein — translation MKERNPRFSWRTGLVAALLPLAMGSTAQDAVPLRGEISRPQPAASLPQPLPAAGVAGTASAVPASALDVARFEAIASALVANGRIPGLAMAIVKNGKILSARGYGITDVNQPQPVDAHTVFRLASLSKSFAATMTGILVNDGVLRWDSHLTDYVPSFQLATPDATSQVTVADILSHRTGLTRNAFDRDLEGDVDYHSLTQRMANAPMACAPGQCYAYQNVAFSLIGDIVFATTGKFYSESVASRIFKPLGMHDASYGLEGIEASASWAKPHVRGRGGWVSLMPKPNYYRVAPAAGVNASISDMAQWLIAHSGHRPDVLPAPLLATLHAPLIDTPSEIRGSSWRRGRLTSASYALGWRDYNYAGHNVIFHGGAVQGYRGMMALLPEQDMGVVILWNSESPLPSGLMPTILDAALGLPDGKWLDDDTVDGSEDLLYADRATPAGTNASRAKASPP, via the coding sequence ATGAAAGAGCGCAACCCACGGTTCTCCTGGCGCACGGGATTGGTGGCAGCGCTGTTGCCTTTGGCCATGGGCTCCACCGCGCAGGATGCCGTGCCGCTGCGTGGCGAGATCAGTCGCCCACAGCCCGCTGCCTCGTTGCCGCAGCCACTGCCAGCCGCAGGCGTCGCCGGTACCGCCAGCGCAGTGCCCGCCTCGGCGCTGGACGTTGCACGCTTCGAGGCGATTGCCTCGGCACTGGTGGCCAATGGCCGCATCCCCGGCCTGGCGATGGCCATCGTCAAGAACGGCAAGATCCTCAGCGCACGCGGCTATGGCATCACCGACGTGAATCAACCGCAGCCGGTCGATGCACATACGGTTTTCCGCCTTGCATCGCTCTCCAAGTCGTTTGCCGCCACCATGACCGGCATCCTGGTCAACGACGGCGTCCTGCGCTGGGACAGCCACCTGACCGACTATGTCCCCTCGTTCCAGTTGGCCACCCCGGACGCGACCAGCCAGGTCACCGTGGCGGACATCCTCAGCCATCGCACCGGACTGACCCGCAATGCGTTCGATCGCGACCTGGAAGGCGATGTCGATTACCACAGCCTGACCCAACGCATGGCCAACGCGCCAATGGCGTGTGCGCCGGGGCAGTGCTATGCCTACCAGAACGTGGCGTTCAGCCTGATCGGCGACATCGTGTTCGCCACCACCGGCAAGTTCTACAGCGAAAGCGTGGCCAGCCGCATCTTCAAGCCGTTGGGCATGCACGATGCCAGTTACGGGCTGGAAGGCATCGAGGCCAGCGCCAGCTGGGCAAAGCCGCATGTCCGTGGCCGTGGCGGCTGGGTGTCGCTGATGCCCAAGCCGAACTACTACCGCGTCGCCCCTGCGGCCGGCGTCAATGCCAGCATCAGCGACATGGCGCAGTGGCTGATCGCCCACAGCGGGCATCGCCCCGACGTGCTGCCGGCGCCGCTGCTGGCCACGCTGCACGCACCGCTGATCGACACTCCAAGTGAAATTCGCGGCTCGTCCTGGCGTCGCGGTCGCTTGACCTCGGCCAGCTATGCGCTGGGTTGGCGCGACTACAACTACGCCGGCCACAACGTGATCTTCCACGGCGGCGCCGTGCAGGGCTATCGCGGCATGATGGCACTGCTGCCCGAGCAGGACATGGGCGTGGTTATCCTGTGGAACAGCGAGAGCCCGCTTCCCAGCGGACTGATGCCCACCATTCTGGATGCCGCGCTGGGACTGCCCGATGGCAAGTGGCTGGACGATGACACCGTGGATGGGTCCGAAGACCTGCTGTATGCCGATCGCGCAACGCCTGCTGGCACCAACGCGTCGCGCGCCAAGGCATCACCCCCCTGA
- a CDS encoding histone H1-like repetitive region-containing protein: protein MAVKKAAKKVAAKKPAAKKVAKKAVKKAAAKKPAAKKAVAKKPVAKKAVAKKPAAKKAVKKAVAKKPVAKKVVAKKAVAKKPAAKKAAPKKAVAKKPAAKKAAPKKAAAKKPAAKKAAPKKAAPKKAAPKKAAPKKAKPAVMPPMPAPTATM from the coding sequence ATGGCCGTGAAAAAAGCTGCAAAGAAGGTCGCTGCCAAGAAGCCGGCGGCGAAGAAAGTTGCCAAGAAAGCCGTGAAGAAGGCCGCGGCGAAGAAGCCCGCGGCGAAGAAGGCCGTTGCCAAGAAGCCGGTCGCCAAGAAGGCCGTTGCCAAGAAGCCGGCTGCCAAGAAGGCCGTGAAGAAGGCCGTTGCCAAGAAGCCGGTCGCCAAGAAGGTCGTTGCCAAGAAGGCCGTTGCCAAGAAGCCGGCTGCCAAGAAAGCCGCCCCGAAGAAGGCTGTTGCCAAGAAGCCGGCTGCCAAGAAGGCCGCGCCGAAGAAGGCTGCTGCCAAGAAGCCAGCCGCGAAGAAGGCTGCTCCGAAGAAGGCTGCTCCGAAGAAGGCTGCCCCCAAGAAAGCTGCCCCGAAGAAGGCGAAGCCGGCAGTGATGCCGCCGATGCCGGCACCCACAGCCACCATGTAA